In the genome of Triticum urartu cultivar G1812 chromosome 5, Tu2.1, whole genome shotgun sequence, one region contains:
- the LOC125507545 gene encoding uncharacterized protein LOC125507545: protein MLSAKDIKKIQDVVLQIEDQQRCLSKSDPKELNKALRRETYRISKKQGLKIQQVDGHIVQRRALGDITNVRQPKLVTSDDFNVTKDNAALTEEERKREKRTCS from the exons ATGCTTTCAGCTAAGGATATAAAAAAAATCCAAGATGTCGTGTTACAAATAGAGGATCAACAGCGCTGCTTGTCGAAATCTG ACCCTAAGGAACTTAACAAAGCCTTGAGGCGGGAAACTTATCGCATTAGCAAAAAACAGGGTTTGAAAATACAACAAGTCGATGGCCACATCGTTCAACGTCGTGCCCTAGGTGATATCACGAATGTTCGTCAACCTAAGCTTGTGACATCAG ATGACTTCAATGTCACAAAAGATAATGCTGCACTAACGGAAGAAGAACGCAAAAGA GAAAAAAGAACTTGCTCTTGA